CGTGGGCTGCTCTACTGACACTGAGTTCTCGCATGTGGCCTGGCTGCAGACTCCTCAGAACAAAGGCGGAATCGAAGGTGTGACTTATCCATTGGTAGCCGATGCCACCAAAACCATTTCCTCAAATTATGGGGTATTGGCCGGTGAATATGATATGAATGAGGAAGGAGAACTCATTTATTCAGGAGATCCTGGCGCGTACCGTGGACTCTTCCTTATTGACAAAGAAGGGATCGTTCGTCACCAGTTGGTCAATGATATGCCTCTTGGCCGCAGTGTGGATGAAGCGCTTCGTATGGTGGATGCATTGCACCACTTTGAAGAGAAAGGAGAGGTTTGCCCAGCCAACTGGAAGGAAGGCGAAGAGGCCATGACTGAAGACCATGCCGGGGTAAGCAAATACCTCAGTGCCCGCAATTAATCGCGGCTGAAAAAATTTTTAAACGGGGATGCGGCAAATTGCTGAATCCCCGTTTTGCTTTCTGTCTCAAATCCCACCACTGAATTTTAACATGGAGGCAATAGAAATCCTCTCGAAAATAACAGCCCGGCAGCCAAGGTGGATTTTAATGGTGGAATAACCGAGCATTATTTTTCACCAGAATTCCATAAAATTATTGAACAAGTATTTTACTGACAGACATCTTATTATTCTGCGTAACCTGCAAATAATAGATGCCCGCAGGATTATCTGAAATGTCCACTTGGCCGGTGAATAGTCCGCTGAATTGCAGCAGCTTTTGCTCGTATATGGTTTTTCCGCTGCCATCGGCAATCCTGATTTGGGTATCGCCCTCTTCCAGCAAATGAAAGCTCAACATGAATCGCCCTTCGCTGGGATTAGGCGAAAAAATCAGATCATCCAGCCTCAGAACGTTTTCATCCTGTGTATTTGAGTGAATATCCAGCGCCAGCAGTGCTGCTTCCTCTTTTGAGATTTCCTGCTGTGTAATGACAATCTTAAGTTCATTTGCAAACGGAACTACAGGGGCACGTGGACCTGCCGGAGCACGGGGTACGAAATTATTGCCCTGGCCGTGATTGAATTTCCAGCGGTGTTTGGGGAACCGGCTGGCAGGCCTTCCTTGTATTTCTTCCTTGCTTTTTATGGTTTTACCGTCACGCAAATACTTTAGTCTAACCTTTTCGCCTACTTCCATTTCTGCAAGTTCCGACTTCAGTTCTTCCAGCGAATTCACCTCTTTTCCGTTTACCTTTAAGATCAGGTCTCCCTTTGCCAGCCCCATTTTATCGGCTGTGGTGCCCTCAATTACTTTTGACACTATCACGCCATTTTCCCCGGACGGTTGCGCTTTCGTATAAACACCAAGAAATGGCCTGTCAGATAATTCCTCAGATTCTTTATACAGGTAATAAGATTGTGGCTCAGGCAGGTTCAGTTCCGGGATATTTATAACCGGATTTTTCTTGCCAATAGTGGCTTCTGTGGTGTGCTGCTCACCTTCACGCAAATAATGGATTTTCACCACCTCGCCAGGCTCAAAAGTTTGAATCGTATAATACAGATCATCTACGATCTCAATGTCGCGTTCATCCACACGCGTGATGATATCGCCTTTTGCCAGGCCCGCTCTTTGGGCGGCTGTTCCTGCTATAACCTTCGTTACTATTACGCCCTGAATGGTAGCTGCAGTATCGAGGTTTTCAAAATAAACGCCCAGAAATGGCTGTCCGTCAATAAAGGTTTTCATTGACAGTTCAAGTATGGAATCAACCTGGTGCATCAACAGGCCGTGTTTTTCACTGATCACGTCCAGATCTATGTTAAGGTTGAGGCCGCGTTGCCCTTTCCTTCTGATGATCACTTCAAGCTCGTCATCGTCCTCATTCAGGTCTCCGATACCGGACATCTGATCTTCCAGTTCGAGTTCCCGGAGCAATTGATCTAGGTCCACATCCGGCCCGGTAATGATCGTGGTATCAATCCGGCTGGTTTTCCCATCTTCGGTTTTCTCAATCTGTATTCTCACCTTTTTCTGACGTTCCTCATCTTCCTGCGCAATTGCTGATGATCCGCAAAAAACCAAAACCATCATTAGCAACCAAAGTCCGGTATTCTTTTGCATTCTCATGTTATTTGAATTAAGATTTCCGGAATC
This genomic window from Bacteroidia bacterium contains:
- a CDS encoding peroxiredoxin, whose product is MTTLVGKKAPRFTAKVVLNGEEIQEDFSLEQYVGNKYVVFFFYPRDFTFVCPTEILAFQDKLKEFEKRDVAVVGCSTDTEFSHVAWLQTPQNKGGIEGVTYPLVADATKTISSNYGVLAGEYDMNEEGELIYSGDPGAYRGLFLIDKEGIVRHQLVNDMPLGRSVDEALRMVDALHHFEEKGEVCPANWKEGEEAMTEDHAGVSKYLSARN
- a CDS encoding PDZ domain-containing protein — encoded protein: MQKNTGLWLLMMVLVFCGSSAIAQEDEERQKKVRIQIEKTEDGKTSRIDTTIITGPDVDLDQLLRELELEDQMSGIGDLNEDDDELEVIIRRKGQRGLNLNIDLDVISEKHGLLMHQVDSILELSMKTFIDGQPFLGVYFENLDTAATIQGVIVTKVIAGTAAQRAGLAKGDIITRVDERDIEIVDDLYYTIQTFEPGEVVKIHYLREGEQHTTEATIGKKNPVINIPELNLPEPQSYYLYKESEELSDRPFLGVYTKAQPSGENGVIVSKVIEGTTADKMGLAKGDLILKVNGKEVNSLEELKSELAEMEVGEKVRLKYLRDGKTIKSKEEIQGRPASRFPKHRWKFNHGQGNNFVPRAPAGPRAPVVPFANELKIVITQQEISKEEAALLALDIHSNTQDENVLRLDDLIFSPNPSEGRFMLSFHLLEEGDTQIRIADGSGKTIYEQKLLQFSGLFTGQVDISDNPAGIYYLQVTQNNKMSVSKILVQ